A window of the Euzebya pacifica genome harbors these coding sequences:
- the obgE gene encoding GTPase ObgE — translation MFTDLVKINVRGGKGGDGVTSFRRQPYEPKGPPEGGDGGDGGDVVLVADEGLSTLIDFHFRPHRKAGNGVNGSGDLRHGARGDDEVLAVPVGTVVSDAETGEVIGDMVHDGQRLLIAEGGRGGRGNAAFRTRQRRAPRFHEFGAEGDEQWVQLELKLIADVALVGFPNGGKSSLISRLSAAKPKIADYPFTTLQPNLGVVTVNDESFVIADVPGLIEGAADGKGLGHEFLRHVERAGALVHVLDCASGYAAEVVRPGTDDIPARRYEQRNPIDDLHQVLDELRSYMPEMLDRPAIVWLNKVDVDPDMAELVKPELEKEGWEVLMGSPVTGQGLDPLRYRLADLVRQARAERADPDHPDPVERPVLRPRQVRNEKDFTIERVALGGDEYGWRVHSDRLERWVAQLDLGNEDAVDYLQGRLKRAGLETALAEAGAHPGDDVELGGAVFVFQPEDWAGDDDDWDDWDGNDDRGQDWEVDETPIEIDLADEPDDDPYEDDEDDKDDEGDG, via the coding sequence ATGTTCACCGACCTCGTCAAGATCAACGTTCGCGGCGGCAAGGGTGGTGACGGTGTCACCTCCTTCCGACGCCAGCCCTACGAGCCCAAGGGGCCGCCCGAAGGCGGCGACGGCGGCGACGGGGGTGACGTCGTGCTGGTCGCCGACGAGGGCCTGTCGACCCTGATCGACTTCCACTTCCGTCCGCACCGCAAGGCCGGCAACGGCGTCAACGGGTCCGGTGACCTGCGGCACGGCGCTCGCGGCGACGACGAGGTGCTCGCGGTCCCCGTCGGCACCGTCGTCAGCGACGCCGAGACCGGTGAGGTCATCGGCGACATGGTCCACGACGGCCAGCGCCTGCTGATCGCCGAGGGCGGACGCGGCGGCCGGGGCAACGCGGCCTTCCGGACCCGCCAGCGGCGCGCACCGCGGTTCCACGAGTTCGGTGCCGAGGGCGACGAGCAGTGGGTGCAGCTGGAGCTGAAGCTGATCGCCGACGTGGCGCTGGTGGGCTTCCCCAACGGCGGCAAGTCCTCCCTGATCTCTCGCCTGTCGGCCGCCAAGCCGAAGATCGCGGACTACCCCTTCACGACCCTCCAGCCCAACCTGGGTGTGGTCACCGTCAACGACGAGTCGTTCGTCATCGCCGACGTCCCCGGCCTGATCGAGGGTGCCGCCGACGGCAAGGGCCTGGGCCACGAGTTCCTCCGCCACGTCGAACGGGCCGGTGCGCTGGTCCACGTGCTCGACTGCGCCTCGGGGTACGCCGCCGAGGTCGTCCGGCCGGGCACCGACGACATCCCGGCGCGCCGCTACGAGCAGCGCAACCCCATCGACGACCTCCACCAAGTCCTCGACGAGCTCCGCTCCTACATGCCCGAGATGCTCGACCGCCCGGCGATCGTCTGGCTCAACAAGGTCGACGTCGACCCGGACATGGCCGAGCTGGTCAAGCCGGAGCTGGAGAAGGAGGGCTGGGAGGTCCTCATGGGCAGCCCGGTGACCGGGCAGGGCCTGGACCCGCTGCGTTACCGGCTGGCCGACCTCGTCCGCCAGGCTCGCGCCGAACGTGCCGACCCCGACCACCCCGACCCGGTCGAACGACCCGTCCTGCGCCCCCGCCAGGTCCGCAACGAGAAGGACTTCACGATCGAGCGGGTCGCCCTCGGCGGCGACGAGTACGGCTGGCGCGTCCACTCCGACCGCCTCGAGCGCTGGGTCGCCCAGCTCGACCTCGGCAACGAGGACGCCGTGGACTACCTGCAGGGTCGCCTCAAGCGGGCGGGCCTGGAGACGGCGCTGGCCGAGGCGGGTGCCCACCCCGGCGACGACGTCGAGCTCGGCGGGGCGGTCTTCGTCTTCCAGCCCGAGGACTGGGCCGGCGACGATGACGACTGGGACGACTGGGACGGCAACGACGACCGAGGACAGGACTGGGAGGTCGACGAGACCCCGATCGAGATCGACCTCGCCGACGAACCCGACGACGACCCCTACGAGGACGACGAGGACGACAAGGACGACGAGGGCGATGGCTGA
- the proB gene encoding glutamate 5-kinase: MADRRYDPARRVVVKVGSSTLTAEDGGLDRQWVDDLCTQLAALRADGVEVVLVSSGAVAAGLRPLGLTQRPTDLGRLQAAASVGQGELVHAYAAALRRHGFVAGQVLLVPDDLVTRDRYLNARTTFSELLAMGALPIVNENDTVATEELRFGDNDRLAALVASMLGVDLLMLLSDVEGLHDGQPSAGAPVINEVHDLSTLDDRHRGGTGSAVGSGGMASKLDAARVATFSGVSCVIARGRRPDVVLDVARGEQVGTWFPPARKRPDSRRLWLAFAHQPAGRLHVDAGAVRALAQRGSSLLAIGVTAVDGTFERGDAIDVVGPDGHPVARGIVAYDAAEVTAMRGRSTEQLTDEQGDAFAAPIVHRDAMVVTA, encoded by the coding sequence ATGGCTGACCGGCGCTACGACCCTGCCCGACGGGTCGTGGTGAAGGTGGGTTCGTCCACCCTCACCGCCGAGGACGGCGGGCTGGACCGCCAGTGGGTGGACGACCTGTGCACCCAGCTCGCCGCACTGCGGGCCGACGGGGTCGAGGTCGTGCTGGTCTCCTCCGGGGCCGTGGCCGCCGGCCTCCGTCCGCTGGGACTGACGCAGCGGCCGACCGACCTCGGCCGGCTCCAGGCCGCCGCAAGCGTGGGGCAGGGCGAGCTCGTGCACGCCTACGCCGCCGCGCTCCGCCGGCACGGGTTCGTCGCCGGTCAGGTGCTGCTCGTCCCCGACGACCTCGTCACCCGTGACCGCTACCTCAACGCCCGGACGACCTTCAGCGAGCTGCTGGCGATGGGTGCGCTGCCGATCGTCAACGAGAACGACACCGTCGCCACCGAGGAGCTGCGGTTCGGTGACAACGACCGCCTCGCCGCGCTCGTCGCCTCCATGCTCGGCGTGGACCTGCTGATGCTCCTCTCCGACGTCGAGGGACTGCACGACGGCCAGCCCAGCGCCGGTGCACCGGTCATCAACGAGGTCCACGACCTGTCGACCCTCGACGACCGCCATCGCGGTGGAACGGGCTCGGCGGTCGGTTCCGGCGGCATGGCCAGCAAGCTCGACGCTGCCCGGGTCGCCACCTTCAGCGGGGTGTCGTGCGTGATCGCCCGGGGCCGACGGCCCGACGTGGTCCTCGACGTGGCCCGCGGCGAGCAGGTCGGGACGTGGTTCCCGCCGGCCCGCAAGCGCCCGGACTCCCGTCGGCTGTGGCTGGCCTTCGCCCATCAGCCCGCCGGCAGGTTGCACGTCGATGCCGGTGCGGTGCGGGCCCTCGCCCAGCGCGGCTCGTCGTTGCTGGCGATCGGTGTGACCGCCGTCGACGGCACGTTCGAGCGAGGTGACGCCATCGACGTGGTCGGCCCCGACGGCCACCCGGTCGCCCGTGGCATCGTCGCCTACGACGCCGCGGAGGTCACCGCCATGCGCGGGCGCTCGACCGAGCAGCTGACCGACGAGCAGGGGGACGCGTTCGCCGCCCCGATCGTGCACCGCGACGCCATGGTCGTCACCGCGTGA
- a CDS encoding S8 family serine peptidase translates to MDRGHRSPRVLTAVAVLAAFLLVAAAPPNDPLVSQQAHLTIVGAFDAWDTRRGEGAVVAVLDTGVDLDHPDLAGRLVEGIDLVEPDTPPDDPQGHGTIVAGVIAAVADNGRGVSGVAPQAMVMPIRVLDAGGRGTSDIVADGIRHAIEQQVQVINLSLAEVQSEDDDEDEGTTGPPLLPGVSLVQDREVIRAIEEADEAGILVVAAAGNDGRASTPYDADVPVLVVGATDSDDVRWEESNHDDRTLFAPGVAILSTWSEGRYARSDGTSFATPIVAAGAAMLMGAGVSAEDTVTRLVDTAVRLEDDQEAEVGLGRVDLAAAVQGVDPAPPTTPPAVTTPTPAPATTAPAASTPAPTDGVEVVEPVQEVTEPPPAPAQVTEPPPDITQAAPVATTPPPTAVALEPVEVVTVPTTMPTTPSATPATSAEDTAPGLAVDEQDRGPLITVATMLLGVDVLLAGWVLAGRRT, encoded by the coding sequence ATGGATCGTGGTCACCGCAGCCCCCGAGTCCTCACCGCGGTCGCGGTGCTGGCTGCGTTCCTGCTGGTCGCCGCGGCCCCGCCCAACGATCCGCTCGTCTCCCAGCAGGCCCATCTGACCATCGTCGGGGCGTTCGACGCCTGGGACACGAGGCGCGGCGAGGGGGCGGTCGTTGCGGTGCTCGACACCGGCGTCGACCTGGACCACCCCGACCTGGCCGGCCGCCTGGTGGAGGGCATCGACCTGGTCGAACCCGACACCCCGCCCGACGACCCCCAGGGCCACGGCACCATCGTGGCCGGCGTGATCGCCGCGGTCGCCGACAACGGTCGTGGGGTGAGCGGGGTTGCGCCGCAGGCCATGGTCATGCCGATCCGTGTGCTCGACGCCGGAGGGCGGGGCACCTCCGACATCGTCGCCGACGGCATCCGACATGCCATCGAGCAGCAGGTGCAGGTCATCAACCTGTCCCTGGCCGAGGTCCAGTCCGAGGACGACGACGAGGACGAGGGAACCACCGGACCCCCGTTGTTGCCCGGGGTGTCGCTCGTGCAGGACCGCGAGGTCATCCGGGCGATCGAGGAGGCCGACGAGGCCGGCATCCTCGTGGTGGCCGCCGCCGGCAACGACGGCCGCGCCTCCACGCCCTACGACGCCGACGTCCCCGTCCTGGTCGTGGGCGCCACCGACAGCGACGACGTGCGGTGGGAGGAGTCCAACCACGACGACCGCACGCTGTTCGCCCCGGGCGTGGCGATCCTGTCCACGTGGAGCGAGGGCCGCTATGCCCGGTCCGACGGCACCTCCTTCGCCACCCCGATCGTGGCGGCCGGCGCGGCGATGCTGATGGGTGCCGGCGTGTCGGCGGAGGACACCGTCACCCGCCTGGTCGACACCGCGGTCCGGTTGGAGGACGATCAGGAAGCGGAGGTGGGGTTGGGTCGCGTCGACCTGGCCGCCGCCGTGCAGGGCGTCGATCCCGCTCCGCCGACGACCCCTCCGGCGGTGACGACGCCGACCCCTGCGCCGGCCACCACGGCGCCGGCCGCCTCCACCCCGGCCCCGACGGACGGCGTCGAGGTGGTGGAGCCCGTGCAGGAGGTGACCGAGCCCCCACCGGCGCCGGCCCAGGTGACCGAGCCGCCGCCCGACATCACCCAGGCCGCTCCCGTGGCGACCACCCCGCCGCCGACGGCGGTGGCGCTCGAACCCGTCGAGGTGGTGACGGTCCCGACCACGATGCCCACGACCCCCTCGGCCACGCCGGCCACGTCGGCGGAGGACACAGCGCCGGGCCTGGCCGTCGACGAGCAGGACCGTGGTCCCCTCATCACCGTGGCCACGATGTTGCTGGGCGTGGACGTGCTGCTGGCCGGCTGGGTCCTCGCCGGCCGTCGCACCTGA
- a CDS encoding PucR family transcriptional regulator — protein sequence MSRTFDPLRFDDTALSAEPVAVATRPASRVAAELLHDVDELTESVVRTIQTRLGSYTGRAVPRDDLWWSVRATTGMLVRVLAEDREPTQQEIQTRRALGERRAMQALPVDQLVEAMQVAFGEVWSALSDRAMQQGHETVTDLLSLSRHFWTMMHTVSSVVTEAHHDVAREQVARTRRRSAGFLDILAGLPATETQARHEAAALGLDPDATFVAAVRPPREGDDPLRSCRDGVVMVERPDRVLLLTVATADGAFPLDLVDDPVGIGMARPGLSGAKETVRDAELAHAAASALGRSRLAYADDWFACVSSGELSRVEPLVRDAVAALRADPQMAHTVDAYIRADGKLVAAGEAIDVHANTVAYRLDRFVERAGLDPRTSDGLMRCRLALLIAEASPSRGGGAAEPTPTD from the coding sequence GTGAGCCGAACCTTCGACCCGCTGCGCTTCGACGACACGGCGCTTTCTGCGGAACCGGTCGCCGTGGCCACCCGCCCCGCATCACGGGTTGCCGCGGAGCTGCTGCACGACGTCGACGAGCTGACGGAGTCCGTCGTGCGGACGATCCAGACGCGCCTGGGTTCCTACACCGGCCGAGCCGTCCCCCGCGACGACCTGTGGTGGTCGGTGCGCGCCACGACCGGCATGCTCGTCCGCGTCCTGGCGGAGGATCGCGAGCCGACCCAGCAGGAGATCCAGACGCGACGGGCCCTGGGCGAACGCCGGGCCATGCAGGCCCTGCCGGTCGACCAGCTGGTCGAGGCCATGCAGGTCGCCTTCGGAGAGGTCTGGTCCGCCCTGAGCGACCGTGCCATGCAGCAGGGGCACGAGACCGTGACCGACCTGCTCAGCCTGTCGCGCCACTTCTGGACGATGATGCACACCGTGTCCTCGGTGGTCACCGAGGCCCACCACGACGTGGCCCGCGAGCAGGTCGCGCGGACCCGACGACGATCCGCCGGGTTCCTCGACATCCTCGCCGGCCTGCCGGCCACCGAGACGCAGGCCCGTCACGAGGCAGCCGCCCTTGGGTTGGACCCGGACGCCACGTTCGTCGCGGCGGTCCGTCCCCCGCGTGAGGGCGACGATCCGCTCCGTTCGTGCCGAGACGGGGTCGTGATGGTCGAACGGCCCGACCGCGTCCTCCTCCTGACCGTGGCCACCGCTGACGGCGCGTTCCCCCTGGACCTGGTCGACGACCCCGTCGGCATCGGCATGGCACGTCCGGGCTTGTCGGGCGCCAAGGAGACCGTGCGGGATGCCGAGCTCGCCCACGCGGCTGCCTCGGCGCTCGGCCGGTCGCGGCTGGCGTATGCCGACGACTGGTTCGCGTGTGTCTCCAGCGGTGAGCTGTCGCGCGTCGAGCCGCTCGTCCGCGACGCCGTCGCCGCCCTGCGCGCCGACCCGCAGATGGCCCACACCGTCGACGCCTACATCCGTGCCGACGGCAAGCTCGTCGCTGCTGGCGAGGCGATCGACGTGCACGCCAACACCGTCGCCTACCGGCTGGACCGGTTCGTCGAACGCGCCGGGCTGGACCCGCGCACCAGCGATGGGCTGATGCGCTGCCGGCTGGCGTTGCTGATCGCCGAGGCGTCCCCGTCGCGCGGAGGCGGAGCCGCCGAGCCGACGCCCACCGACTGA
- a CDS encoding TetR/AcrR family transcriptional regulator C-terminal domain-containing protein, with product MTESTRTAAPLTKDTIVDAALVIVERETMEALSMRRVARELGRAPMSLYRHVGDIDELTELVMARLIADVNPIDHAEDWRRTLRDAAVQVRRVFVRYPGIVEVAMASGIRTDTMLQVLNTIMGAFLTAGLTPEQAVQAHRVLFSTILGDTLMQRSADEVLGATPEAQRTFMDQLTSAADERFPNLRAVAGVWPDVDGDQVFAFAIDRVLDGIAALAAEG from the coding sequence ATGACCGAGTCGACCAGGACCGCTGCTCCCCTGACCAAGGACACGATCGTCGACGCGGCGCTCGTGATCGTGGAGCGGGAGACCATGGAAGCCCTGTCCATGCGGCGGGTGGCGCGCGAACTCGGTCGCGCACCCATGTCGCTGTACCGCCACGTCGGCGACATCGACGAGCTCACCGAGCTGGTCATGGCCCGGCTGATCGCCGATGTGAACCCCATCGACCACGCCGAGGACTGGCGCCGCACGCTGCGCGACGCCGCGGTGCAGGTGCGAAGGGTCTTCGTGCGCTACCCCGGAATCGTCGAGGTCGCCATGGCCTCGGGCATCCGGACCGACACCATGCTGCAGGTCCTGAACACCATCATGGGCGCGTTCCTGACGGCCGGCCTCACCCCCGAACAGGCGGTCCAGGCCCATCGCGTGCTGTTCTCGACGATCCTCGGTGACACGCTCATGCAGCGGAGCGCCGACGAGGTGCTCGGCGCGACGCCGGAGGCCCAGCGCACGTTCATGGACCAGCTGACGTCGGCTGCCGACGAGCGCTTCCCCAACCTCAGGGCCGTGGCCGGTGTCTGGCCGGATGTCGACGGCGACCAGGTGTTCGCCTTCGCCATCGACCGTGTCCTCGACGGCATCGCTGCCCTCGCCGCAGAGGGGTGA